AGGATCCATTCACCTAAGTCCCATCTAGGTTTTTTCTTATTCCCTCAGATTCCATTTTGAGTTTAGTATGTAGTCTGGCTACAATGAAAGTGGAAATCAAGTGCTGGCATGGAGTCGCCTCTTGGCTCTGGGTTGCCAATGATGAGAATTGTGGAATTTGCCGGATGGCCTTCAACGGCTGCTGCCCAGACTGTGAGTAGTAGGTCTGTGTGCTCCCTGACATTCTTCTTTACATGTGCATGTGGTCTTCTCCCAACATTCCCTTAATTAAGCTTCTGTTTTGCAGGTAAGGTGCCTGGAGATGACTGCCCTCTGGTATGGGGCCAGTGTTCACACTGTTTTCATATGCATTGCATTCTGAAGTGGCTCAACTCCCAGCAAGTTCAGCAGCATTGCCCAATGTGCCGGCAGGAGTGGAAGTTCAAAGAGTGACCATGgcagcatttatttttttttctcttttttggatTTCATTGATTGCTCACTTGTTGGGGACAGAGTTTCTGCCCAAATTTGGAACACGTACCATATTGAAGATGCCTTCTACCTTctcagtgttattgaaaggaaaACTGAAGGAAGGTAGAAGAAATAGAACCACTGCTAAACGATTGACAACTAATGCTTTCCCCCTTGTGTAATTAGCACTTCCATCCTCTGTGGTTCTCTATGACCTTCTGCAATATTGCACCCTCTGATTTCCAGATTTGCACTGTGTATGATAGTTTGTGGGAAAAGCTATAGAAGGGGATAGATAATAGTATTTTTCAAAACCTAGACATCCCCAGCAATGCCTGAAATGTCCTAGGCATGGTTCCTCAAAGGAGTGTGCCTCAGTTGCACTAAAAGTTAAGAATCATTTGAAAGGTATATTCTCATTCAGTCCCCCAACCATTTGTGTTCTGGGTGATTGAGGCTAAACCTTCCCCTTCCA
This region of Heteronotia binoei isolate CCM8104 ecotype False Entrance Well chromosome 13, APGP_CSIRO_Hbin_v1, whole genome shotgun sequence genomic DNA includes:
- the ANAPC11 gene encoding anaphase-promoting complex subunit 11 isoform X1, whose product is MTGRGKEEKTVEFGRQDSILSLVCSLATMKVEIKCWHGVASWLWVANDENCGICRMAFNGCCPDCKVPGDDCPLVWGQCSHCFHMHCILKWLNSQQVQQHCPMCRQEWKFKE
- the ANAPC11 gene encoding anaphase-promoting complex subunit 11 isoform X2, giving the protein MKVEIKCWHGVASWLWVANDENCGICRMAFNGCCPDCKVPGDDCPLVWGQCSHCFHMHCILKWLNSQQVQQHCPMCRQEWKFKE